A genome region from Nocardiopsis exhalans includes the following:
- a CDS encoding type II toxin-antitoxin system VapC family toxin: MFIYLDTCAALKLFKEEVESEALERWLNEHAQARQITSYLTRTELRRALHAVGASPDTVERAGVWLSRVAHLRMPAEVFDTAGDIAPGTRLRSLDALHVSCALGLGAALSAFVTYDKRLAEAAESVSLPVVTPSP; the protein is encoded by the coding sequence ATGTTCATCTACCTCGACACCTGTGCCGCTCTCAAACTCTTCAAGGAGGAAGTGGAGTCCGAGGCATTGGAACGCTGGTTGAACGAGCACGCCCAGGCACGTCAGATCACCAGCTACCTGACCCGAACCGAACTGCGGCGTGCGCTGCACGCTGTCGGAGCAAGCCCCGACACGGTCGAACGGGCTGGTGTGTGGCTGTCACGCGTGGCACATCTACGCATGCCGGCAGAGGTGTTCGACACGGCTGGGGACATCGCTCCCGGAACACGCCTCAGGTCCCTGGACGCGCTGCATGTTTCCTGTGCACTGGGGTTGGGGGCCGCGCTCAGTGCCTTCGTGACCTACGACAAGCGGTTGGCCGAGGCGGCCGAATCCGTTTCGCTTCCAGTCGTGACTCCGTCCCCCTGA
- the purS gene encoding phosphoribosylformylglycinamidine synthase subunit PurS has translation MARVVVDVMLKPEILDPQGQAIAGACSRLGFEGIDQVRQGKRFEVEVEGEVDEAKLADVRRLAETLLANTVIEDFEVRPA, from the coding sequence GTGGCCCGCGTCGTGGTTGACGTCATGCTCAAGCCCGAGATCCTGGACCCCCAGGGCCAGGCCATCGCCGGTGCCTGCTCCCGCCTCGGTTTCGAGGGGATCGACCAGGTCCGCCAGGGCAAGCGCTTCGAGGTCGAGGTCGAGGGCGAGGTGGACGAGGCCAAGCTCGCCGACGTCCGCCGCCTGGCCGAGACCCTGCTCGCGAACACCGTGATCGAGGACTTCGAGGTCCGTCCGGCCTGA
- a CDS encoding endonuclease/exonuclease/phosphatase family protein — translation MHQGRLVTMLGTVLLLDVLRVFLPSLITLFGQAGSTSPELMGAYALAWFLVPFVLVGLSRRVSPLALALGAGALLAVGRVGLQFTQGGDPQLYLASALVGLGTAWLVCTAMATAADGRLTAHGVMVGVVAGTAASAVIHTALGTVDLVWREGLAAWSAALVVPVAFLVLAARTWRTAPGDAAPTGARAWLALGPLLFLSGLYTANPAVAETVVGGTPYAAAALSVVAVLSVALAAAPRRFTPNPLLPLAVLLAALTTLWLAPQLPHDVPGTLPAWTLAALLLGQLALASCAGWATVGIPESDAPVSPIRTGLLASAGLLLFVVLVFAFYAAYDLHMPNEYVPFAALALIVAAILPRTRGTVAGPDQRRTHQVIAVAAAVTLVVTVTAPLPRTSGPAPGPDSAPGSDGLRVAAYNVRMGFGMDGRLSVAEQAEVLRELDADVIALSEVDRGWLLNGGHDGLSLLAEHLGMNAYWGPADGPFWGDALLTNLPVTAVRGHPLPDSGPTGAQALVVTMEWADTEVTVISTHLQPEGYDLGNPSARGQLDELLLLAAQTRERTSAPVVVAGDLNFEPDELPLADRGLLDAFAEVRPFPTMVADTRSEQQIDHVLISEDLEPSEPANPDVPHSDHRPIAVTLTPAGQGTQGHTGEE, via the coding sequence ATGCATCAGGGACGTCTGGTCACGATGCTCGGAACAGTCCTCCTGCTGGACGTGCTCCGGGTGTTCCTGCCCTCGCTGATCACCCTGTTCGGGCAGGCGGGCTCGACCAGCCCCGAACTCATGGGGGCCTACGCCCTCGCCTGGTTCCTGGTGCCCTTCGTGCTCGTCGGGCTGTCCCGTCGGGTGTCGCCCCTGGCCCTCGCCCTGGGCGCCGGGGCGCTGCTCGCGGTCGGGCGGGTGGGGCTCCAGTTCACCCAGGGCGGTGACCCCCAGCTGTACCTGGCCTCCGCGCTGGTGGGCCTGGGAACCGCGTGGCTGGTGTGCACGGCCATGGCCACGGCCGCGGACGGCCGCCTGACCGCGCACGGGGTGATGGTCGGGGTGGTTGCCGGGACGGCGGCCTCGGCCGTGATCCACACGGCGCTCGGCACGGTGGACCTGGTCTGGCGCGAGGGCCTTGCGGCCTGGAGCGCGGCGCTCGTGGTTCCGGTGGCGTTCCTGGTACTGGCGGCCCGGACCTGGCGGACGGCCCCCGGGGACGCGGCCCCGACCGGGGCCCGCGCTTGGCTGGCGCTGGGGCCGCTGCTCTTCCTGTCCGGGCTCTACACCGCCAACCCCGCCGTCGCCGAGACTGTCGTCGGCGGAACCCCCTACGCGGCGGCCGCGCTCAGCGTGGTGGCGGTGCTGTCCGTCGCCCTGGCGGCGGCTCCCCGGCGCTTCACCCCGAACCCCCTGCTGCCGCTGGCCGTGCTGCTCGCCGCCCTCACCACGCTGTGGCTGGCACCCCAACTGCCGCACGACGTCCCCGGGACCCTGCCCGCGTGGACGCTCGCCGCGCTGCTGCTAGGCCAGCTCGCCCTGGCCTCCTGCGCCGGGTGGGCGACCGTGGGCATCCCTGAGTCGGACGCCCCGGTCTCCCCGATCCGGACCGGACTGCTCGCCTCAGCGGGGCTGCTGCTGTTCGTGGTGCTGGTGTTCGCCTTCTACGCCGCCTACGACCTGCACATGCCCAACGAGTACGTGCCGTTCGCCGCGCTGGCCCTGATCGTGGCGGCGATCCTGCCCCGGACCCGGGGCACGGTCGCGGGTCCCGACCAGCGGCGGACACACCAGGTCATCGCCGTGGCAGCCGCCGTCACCCTGGTCGTCACGGTCACCGCCCCGCTGCCGCGCACCAGCGGACCCGCCCCTGGACCCGACTCCGCACCCGGCTCCGACGGGCTCCGGGTGGCCGCCTACAACGTGCGGATGGGGTTCGGGATGGACGGCCGCCTCTCGGTCGCCGAACAGGCCGAGGTCCTGCGCGAACTCGACGCCGACGTCATCGCCCTGAGCGAGGTCGACCGGGGCTGGCTGCTCAACGGCGGCCACGACGGATTGTCACTGCTCGCCGAACACCTGGGTATGAACGCCTACTGGGGACCCGCCGACGGCCCGTTCTGGGGCGACGCCCTGCTCACCAACCTGCCGGTCACCGCGGTCCGCGGTCATCCGCTGCCCGACAGCGGTCCGACCGGAGCCCAGGCGCTGGTGGTCACCATGGAGTGGGCGGATACCGAGGTCACCGTGATCTCGACCCACCTCCAGCCCGAGGGCTACGACCTGGGGAACCCGAGCGCGAGGGGACAACTGGACGAACTCCTGCTCCTTGCCGCCCAGACCCGCGAGCGCACGTCGGCCCCCGTGGTGGTCGCCGGTGACCTCAACTTCGAACCGGACGAACTGCCCCTGGCGGACCGGGGACTCCTGGACGCCTTCGCCGAGGTGCGCCCGTTCCCCACGATGGTCGCGGACACCCGTTCGGAGCAGCAGATCGACCACGTCCTCATCAGCGAGGACCTGGAGCCGAGTGAACCGGCCAACCCGGACGTCCCGCACTCGGACCACCGCCCGATCGCCGTCACCCTCACCCCGGCCGGACAGGGCACACAGGGACATACAGGGGAGGAGTAA
- a CDS encoding sigma-70 family RNA polymerase sigma factor, producing MTTLEKDQTSTAGVTRDEDQTLDFATAVTPFADQLYPTALRMTRNPADAEDLVQETFAKAFANFHQFRAGTNLRAWLYRILTNTFINSYRKKQREPRQETTDEIKDWQLAAAETHTSSGMRSAETEVLDHLPDSDIKQALARLPEEFQEVIYLVDIEGYAYKEVAARMGTPLGTVMSRLHRARRQLREMLADYGRERGMRVPTPKARDASE from the coding sequence TTGACGACTCTCGAAAAGGATCAGACCTCCACGGCCGGTGTGACCCGCGACGAGGACCAGACACTGGACTTCGCCACCGCGGTGACGCCGTTCGCAGACCAGCTCTACCCGACGGCCCTGCGGATGACCCGCAATCCGGCCGACGCAGAAGACCTCGTTCAGGAGACGTTCGCCAAGGCCTTCGCCAATTTCCACCAGTTCCGGGCCGGTACCAATCTGCGGGCCTGGCTGTACCGGATCTTGACCAACACCTTTATCAACAGTTACCGCAAGAAGCAGCGGGAACCGCGTCAGGAGACCACTGACGAGATCAAGGACTGGCAGCTCGCCGCCGCCGAGACGCACACGTCGTCCGGTATGCGCTCGGCCGAGACCGAGGTCCTGGACCACCTGCCCGACTCCGACATCAAGCAGGCCCTGGCCCGCTTGCCGGAGGAGTTCCAGGAGGTCATCTACCTCGTGGACATCGAGGGCTACGCCTACAAGGAGGTCGCCGCCCGGATGGGTACGCCTCTGGGCACGGTGATGTCCCGACTGCACCGCGCGCGCCGCCAGCTGCGCGAGATGCTCGCCGACTACGGCCGCGAGCGCGGAATGCGCGTGCCCACGCCCAAGGCCCGGGACGCGTCCGAATAA
- a CDS encoding type II toxin-antitoxin system Phd/YefM family antitoxin, whose product MPDMVDASTYHGFMGADTKDHRITIRELQRNAAEVFDRAGRGESFTVTRRGVTVGRVLPPDDAEEALTAAVGRGLIDPHDLDNLPTAGEAVGMVREESPPGTRLATDALAELRAAEDER is encoded by the coding sequence ATGCCTGACATGGTGGATGCATCGACATACCATGGGTTTATGGGAGCAGACACGAAGGACCACAGAATCACCATCCGAGAGCTGCAGCGCAATGCGGCCGAGGTATTCGACCGTGCGGGGCGCGGTGAGAGCTTCACAGTGACCAGAAGAGGTGTGACCGTTGGCCGTGTCCTGCCACCGGATGATGCGGAGGAAGCCCTCACCGCCGCGGTGGGCCGGGGGTTGATCGACCCGCACGATCTCGACAACCTGCCTACGGCAGGTGAGGCGGTCGGGATGGTCCGGGAGGAGTCGCCTCCCGGCACGCGCCTGGCCACGGATGCCTTGGCGGAGTTGCGGGCCGCGGAGGACGAACGTTGA
- a CDS encoding ATP-binding protein produces the protein MDTVFSISLPRQAYTVAVVRDILGALLSRSGLCRECVDDILLAASEACANAVEHGGPSPDYEVEVELAPGWCELQISHTGRAPDTAALVQRFTSEHTPLPGLEAESGRGILLMRYLMDEVDFSGEPRTTVILRKRLTACDPASGDALSRSDPAARFALL, from the coding sequence ATGGACACCGTTTTCTCGATCTCCCTCCCCAGACAGGCGTACACGGTCGCCGTCGTACGCGACATCCTCGGCGCGCTTCTGAGCCGCTCCGGCCTGTGCCGGGAGTGCGTCGACGACATCCTTCTGGCCGCCTCCGAAGCCTGCGCCAACGCCGTCGAACACGGGGGGCCCTCCCCTGACTACGAGGTCGAGGTGGAGCTCGCCCCCGGCTGGTGCGAGCTCCAGATCTCCCATACCGGGCGAGCTCCCGACACAGCGGCGCTCGTCCAGAGGTTCACCTCGGAACACACGCCCCTCCCGGGCCTGGAAGCAGAATCGGGCAGGGGCATTTTGCTGATGCGCTACCTCATGGACGAGGTCGACTTCAGCGGTGAACCCCGAACCACCGTCATCCTGCGCAAACGCCTCACCGCCTGCGATCCCGCCAGTGGAGACGCCCTGTCCCGAAGTGACCCGGCGGCGCGGTTCGCGCTCCTGTAG
- a CDS encoding CPBP family intramembrane glutamic endopeptidase yields MNHEEQRPPATPPTNVQTPPMAPPPVPPVPQKRRGPRPVPPGREYHQVLTGEKRQIWRGIAALVLLMGGMLVFAFGFTIIGFAIDALMGRGNMFEGEFEITPVNQAAGLLGLAMLLPWSMLIQRWLYGVRGASLHSVRSLFRPEVFGRSLMIILPIWVVYMTVFTFLAPYEQTDWLYTDLVLMFAVVMLLAPLQSAGEEYGFRGLAFRVAASWGRGPRAALILGVVVSSLLFMVAHAAFDPWLNLYYFVFGATLALISWRTGGLELAVVIHAVNNTVAFLLVLATHTDLAEGMDRSAGVGSPVMLLPCVLLIAITAVVWFRTRHTGPPRTPAPQTPEPESAQGPGSAPDAQTQTG; encoded by the coding sequence ATGAACCACGAAGAGCAGCGACCACCAGCCACGCCCCCGACGAACGTGCAGACCCCGCCGATGGCTCCGCCGCCGGTCCCACCCGTTCCGCAGAAGCGTCGGGGGCCGCGTCCGGTGCCTCCCGGCCGGGAGTACCACCAGGTCCTCACCGGGGAGAAGCGGCAGATCTGGCGGGGCATCGCCGCGCTCGTCCTGCTCATGGGCGGGATGCTCGTCTTCGCGTTCGGGTTCACGATCATCGGCTTCGCGATCGACGCGCTGATGGGCCGGGGCAACATGTTCGAGGGCGAGTTCGAGATCACCCCCGTGAACCAGGCGGCGGGCCTGCTCGGACTGGCCATGCTGCTGCCGTGGAGCATGCTCATCCAGCGGTGGCTCTACGGAGTGAGGGGCGCTTCCCTGCACTCGGTCCGCTCGCTCTTCCGCCCGGAGGTGTTCGGCCGGTCGCTCATGATCATCCTGCCGATCTGGGTGGTCTACATGACCGTCTTCACCTTCCTGGCGCCCTACGAGCAGACGGACTGGCTGTACACCGACCTCGTGCTCATGTTCGCCGTGGTGATGCTGCTGGCTCCGCTGCAGTCGGCCGGTGAGGAGTACGGCTTCCGCGGGCTGGCCTTCCGGGTGGCCGCGAGCTGGGGCCGCGGGCCGCGTGCGGCGCTCATCCTGGGCGTCGTGGTGTCGAGCCTGCTGTTCATGGTGGCGCACGCGGCGTTCGACCCGTGGCTGAACCTGTACTACTTCGTCTTCGGCGCCACCCTGGCGCTCATCTCGTGGCGGACCGGCGGCCTGGAGCTGGCGGTGGTCATCCACGCGGTGAACAACACGGTCGCCTTCCTGCTCGTGCTCGCCACGCACACCGACCTCGCTGAGGGGATGGACCGCTCGGCCGGTGTCGGTTCGCCGGTCATGCTGCTTCCCTGTGTGCTGCTCATAGCGATCACGGCCGTGGTGTGGTTCCGCACCCGGCACACGGGACCGCCCCGCACCCCGGCACCGCAAACCCCGGAGCCGGAATCGGCGCAGGGCCCCGGGTCGGCCCCGGACGCACAAACGCAAACGGGCTGA
- the purL gene encoding phosphoribosylformylglycinamidine synthase subunit PurL produces MSEAPGLDTVANATDSPDTPQPYAELGMPKDEYDRVREILGRRPTAAELAIYSVMWSEHCSYKSSKVHLRQFGEKAPENDALLVGMGENAGVVDVGDGNAVTFKIESHNSPSFVEPHQGAATGVGGIVRDILTMGARPVAVMDALRFGPADADDTKRMLPGVTSGISFYGNCLGLPNIGGEIGFDQSYLGNPLVNALCIGVLKHEDIKLAQAPGPGNKVVLFGSTTGPDGIGGASVLASASFDDELESKRPSVQVGDPFMEKLLIECSLELYAKDMVVGIQDLGAAGVSCATTELAAGGTGGMNIQLDRVPLRDHRLTPEEILMSESQERMMAIVEPAKMADFLAVCDKWGILAAEIGEVTEVTPEEAERGGRLVMTWHGETVVDMPPRTASDEGPVYERPYARPESQDALQADDAAKLARPEGDAELREQLLKVLGAPGIGDPTWVTQQYDSYVRGDTVVSAPHDSGMIRISEDSDRGVALSTDGNGRFTLLDPYAGTQLAFAEAFRNVSATGARPLAVTNCLNFGSPEDPGVMWQFAETTRGLADACQQLGTPVTGGNVSFYNQTGDVPINPTPVIGVLGVIDDVNTRLRSGFDTDGARVFLLGETRAEFGGSAWADVIHGHLGGLPPQVDLTAEAALGEVLAGSAEQGLAAAAHDLSDGGLGVALAESALRGGRGLRVEVDGDAFTALFSESGARAIVAVEPGREEAFVALAAQHGVPVTQIGTVGGESLSVTHPSGVVEIGLDELRTSYEAALPALMEGV; encoded by the coding sequence ATGTCTGAAGCACCCGGTCTCGACACCGTCGCCAACGCGACCGACAGTCCGGACACACCCCAGCCGTACGCCGAACTGGGCATGCCCAAGGACGAGTACGACCGGGTCCGTGAGATCCTGGGCCGCCGTCCCACCGCCGCCGAGCTGGCCATCTACTCGGTGATGTGGAGCGAGCACTGCTCCTACAAGTCCTCCAAGGTGCACCTGCGCCAGTTCGGTGAGAAGGCTCCGGAGAACGACGCCCTGCTCGTGGGCATGGGCGAGAACGCGGGCGTCGTGGACGTCGGCGACGGGAACGCGGTCACGTTCAAGATCGAGTCGCACAACAGCCCGTCCTTCGTCGAGCCCCACCAGGGCGCGGCCACCGGCGTGGGCGGCATCGTCCGCGACATCCTCACCATGGGCGCCCGCCCCGTGGCCGTGATGGACGCGCTGCGCTTCGGCCCCGCCGACGCCGACGACACCAAGCGGATGCTGCCCGGGGTGACCTCCGGCATCTCCTTCTACGGCAACTGCCTCGGCCTGCCCAACATCGGCGGCGAGATCGGCTTCGATCAGAGCTATCTCGGCAACCCGCTGGTCAACGCCCTGTGCATCGGTGTGCTCAAGCACGAGGACATCAAGCTCGCCCAGGCCCCCGGCCCGGGCAACAAGGTGGTCCTGTTCGGTTCCACCACCGGCCCCGACGGCATCGGCGGCGCCTCCGTCCTGGCCAGCGCCTCCTTCGACGACGAGTTGGAGTCCAAGCGGCCCAGCGTCCAGGTCGGCGACCCGTTCATGGAGAAGCTGCTCATCGAGTGCAGCCTGGAGCTGTACGCCAAGGACATGGTCGTCGGTATCCAGGACCTCGGGGCGGCGGGTGTCTCCTGCGCCACCACCGAGCTCGCCGCGGGCGGTACCGGCGGCATGAACATCCAGCTGGACCGGGTCCCGCTGCGCGACCACCGGCTCACCCCCGAGGAAATCCTCATGAGTGAGTCGCAGGAGCGCATGATGGCGATCGTCGAGCCCGCCAAGATGGCCGACTTCCTCGCGGTCTGCGACAAGTGGGGCATCCTCGCCGCCGAGATCGGCGAGGTCACCGAGGTGACCCCCGAGGAGGCCGAGCGCGGCGGCCGCCTGGTGATGACCTGGCACGGCGAGACCGTGGTGGACATGCCGCCGCGGACCGCCTCCGACGAGGGCCCGGTCTACGAACGCCCCTACGCCCGCCCGGAGTCCCAGGACGCCCTCCAGGCCGACGACGCCGCGAAGCTGGCCCGCCCCGAGGGCGACGCCGAACTGCGCGAACAGCTCCTGAAGGTGCTGGGCGCGCCCGGCATCGGCGACCCGACCTGGGTCACCCAGCAGTACGACAGCTACGTGCGCGGCGACACGGTCGTGTCCGCCCCGCACGACTCCGGGATGATCCGGATCTCCGAGGACTCCGACCGCGGTGTGGCCCTGTCCACCGACGGCAACGGCCGCTTCACCCTCCTGGACCCGTACGCGGGCACCCAGCTGGCCTTCGCCGAGGCCTTCCGCAACGTCTCGGCCACCGGCGCGCGTCCGCTGGCGGTCACCAACTGCCTCAACTTCGGCTCACCGGAGGACCCCGGGGTCATGTGGCAGTTCGCGGAGACCACCCGCGGCCTGGCCGACGCCTGCCAGCAGCTCGGCACCCCGGTGACCGGCGGCAACGTCAGCTTCTACAACCAGACCGGCGACGTGCCGATCAACCCGACCCCGGTCATCGGTGTGCTCGGCGTGATCGACGACGTCAACACCCGTCTGCGCTCCGGCTTCGACACCGACGGCGCGCGCGTGTTCCTGCTGGGCGAGACCCGCGCCGAGTTCGGCGGTTCCGCCTGGGCCGACGTCATCCACGGCCACCTGGGCGGGCTGCCGCCGCAGGTGGACCTGACCGCCGAGGCCGCCCTCGGCGAGGTCCTGGCCGGTTCCGCCGAGCAGGGCCTGGCCGCGGCCGCGCACGACCTGTCGGACGGCGGTCTGGGCGTGGCCCTGGCCGAGTCCGCGCTGCGCGGCGGCAGGGGCCTGCGCGTGGAGGTGGACGGCGACGCCTTCACGGCGCTGTTCAGCGAGTCCGGCGCCCGCGCGATCGTCGCGGTCGAGCCGGGCCGGGAGGAGGCGTTCGTCGCGCTGGCCGCCCAGCACGGCGTCCCCGTCACCCAGATCGGCACCGTGGGCGGCGAGAGCCTGTCCGTGACCCACCCCAGCGGCGTGGTGGAGATCGGCCTGGACGAGCTGCGCACCTCCTACGAGGCGGCCCTGCCCGCCCTGATGGAAGGCGTGTAG
- the purQ gene encoding phosphoribosylformylglycinamidine synthase subunit PurQ produces the protein MTARVGVVTFPGSLDDKDAARAVSLAGAEPVALWHADADLKGVDAVVLPGGFSYGDYLRCGAIARFAPLMSELVPAARSGALPVLGICNGFQILCESHLLPGALTRNSSLRFVNRDQVLRMENTRTAWTADYTEGQEILVVLKSGEGSYVADEETLDQLESEGRVIARYVGGNPNGSRRDIAGITNEHGNVVGLMPHPEHAVEALTGPSTEGLGFFTSILSHLSAGAPAPA, from the coding sequence ATGACAGCCCGTGTGGGCGTCGTCACCTTCCCAGGCTCCCTCGACGACAAGGACGCCGCGCGCGCGGTCTCCCTCGCCGGTGCCGAACCCGTCGCGCTCTGGCACGCGGACGCCGACCTCAAGGGGGTCGACGCCGTGGTGCTGCCCGGCGGCTTCTCCTACGGGGACTACCTCCGCTGCGGTGCCATCGCCCGGTTCGCCCCGCTGATGTCCGAGCTGGTCCCGGCGGCGCGTTCGGGCGCCCTGCCGGTCCTGGGCATCTGCAACGGCTTCCAGATCCTGTGCGAGAGCCACCTGCTCCCCGGTGCCCTCACCCGCAACTCCTCACTGCGGTTCGTCAACCGCGACCAGGTGCTGCGGATGGAGAACACCCGGACCGCGTGGACCGCCGACTACACCGAGGGCCAGGAGATCCTGGTCGTCCTCAAGAGCGGCGAGGGCAGCTACGTCGCCGACGAGGAGACCCTGGACCAGCTGGAGTCCGAGGGCCGGGTCATCGCCCGCTACGTCGGGGGCAACCCCAACGGCTCGCGTCGCGACATCGCCGGTATCACCAACGAGCACGGCAACGTGGTCGGGCTGATGCCGCACCCCGAGCACGCCGTCGAAGCGCTGACCGGACCCTCCACCGAGGGCCTGGGCTTCTTCACCTCGATCCTCAGCCACCTCTCGGCCGGGGCCCCGGCCCCCGCCTGA
- a CDS encoding ATP-binding protein, translated as MDSDELLALVQNLRRFGGDLADVEVKRAHGKLPKSTHETLSAFANKEGGVLILGLDEKNGFEAVGVKDVAKLVADLGSLCSEFEPPIRASIRPRRFESADLIVAEIPETLPADKPCHFKAMGIYQGSFIRVGDGDRRMTQYEILGLLASKGQPKEDLEPVPGTSVDDLDPHLADAYLSRLRRNRPYRYAESSDHEALTRTRVLVRDPGGREALSLGGLLALGEYPQEYFPQLMMSFVHYPESAGGSLRSGERFLDNVALEGPIPVMVRDALRVLKRNMKRRAVIHGVGRSDVWEYPEVALREAVVNALVHRDLAGHARGTQVQVAMYPDRLIIQNPGGLFGGVTVESLTDHPPSSSRNSILMNILQDVPIPETDQSVCEKRGSGIQDMLQALRSSQMSPPTFTDRLASFKVEFPNHTLLEEDTVGWINSLNEQGLTDSQCVALALLRSGEALTNPRYRAATGVDSRVATAELQDLVARELAVQEGVRRSSRYRVHPDLDRDTDTTLVPVERPPRSRKDRTDEILAALDGRALSRAEIEARTGLARPTVLRWLNKLKKVGLVEAFGENRNELRYRRTGQQRLDEDAGGGADSR; from the coding sequence GTGGATAGTGATGAGCTCTTGGCGCTGGTGCAGAATCTGCGACGCTTCGGAGGGGACCTCGCCGATGTCGAGGTGAAGAGAGCGCACGGCAAACTCCCCAAGTCCACACATGAGACACTCTCTGCCTTCGCGAACAAGGAAGGCGGCGTTCTGATCCTCGGCCTGGACGAGAAGAACGGGTTCGAAGCCGTCGGGGTGAAGGACGTCGCCAAGCTCGTCGCCGATCTCGGGTCACTGTGTTCGGAGTTCGAGCCTCCGATCCGTGCTTCCATCAGGCCTCGCCGCTTCGAGTCGGCGGACCTGATCGTCGCGGAGATTCCCGAGACCCTTCCAGCGGACAAGCCTTGTCACTTCAAGGCCATGGGGATCTACCAGGGCAGCTTCATTCGCGTTGGCGATGGTGATCGCCGCATGACCCAATACGAGATCCTCGGCTTGCTCGCCTCGAAGGGGCAACCGAAGGAGGACCTCGAACCGGTCCCCGGGACCTCGGTGGACGACCTTGATCCGCACCTCGCGGATGCCTACCTGTCCCGACTGCGCAGGAATCGGCCCTACCGGTACGCGGAGTCGAGCGACCACGAAGCCCTCACTCGGACTCGGGTTCTCGTCAGGGACCCGGGCGGACGGGAGGCGCTTTCCCTGGGTGGGCTGCTCGCACTCGGAGAGTACCCCCAGGAGTACTTTCCCCAACTCATGATGAGCTTCGTGCACTATCCGGAGAGCGCTGGCGGTTCCTTGCGGAGCGGTGAGCGTTTTCTGGACAATGTGGCGCTCGAAGGCCCTATCCCGGTGATGGTGCGAGATGCTCTGCGCGTACTGAAACGCAACATGAAGCGACGCGCCGTGATCCACGGTGTCGGGAGGTCGGACGTCTGGGAATACCCGGAAGTCGCTCTGCGAGAAGCGGTCGTCAACGCCCTGGTCCACCGTGATCTCGCCGGTCATGCCCGTGGAACACAGGTTCAAGTGGCGATGTACCCGGACCGGCTCATCATCCAGAACCCGGGCGGGCTCTTCGGCGGGGTCACGGTTGAAAGCCTGACGGACCATCCGCCGTCCTCCTCGCGTAACTCGATTCTGATGAACATCCTCCAGGACGTTCCTATCCCGGAAACCGACCAGAGTGTCTGCGAGAAACGCGGATCCGGCATTCAGGACATGTTGCAGGCGCTGCGGTCATCGCAGATGAGCCCACCGACCTTCACGGACCGGCTGGCGTCGTTCAAGGTCGAGTTCCCCAACCACACGCTCTTGGAGGAGGACACGGTCGGATGGATCAACTCCCTCAACGAGCAGGGGTTGACGGACAGCCAATGTGTCGCCTTGGCCCTGCTGAGGTCCGGAGAGGCTCTGACCAACCCGCGCTACCGGGCGGCCACGGGGGTGGACTCTCGCGTGGCGACCGCTGAACTCCAGGACCTCGTGGCTCGTGAACTCGCGGTACAGGAGGGGGTGCGTCGTTCGTCGCGCTATCGCGTCCATCCCGACCTCGACAGGGACACGGATACGACCCTCGTGCCAGTGGAGCGGCCGCCCCGGAGCAGGAAGGACCGCACGGACGAGATCCTCGCGGCTCTGGACGGTAGGGCACTGAGCCGTGCGGAGATCGAAGCCCGTACGGGCTTGGCCCGACCGACGGTCCTGCGGTGGTTGAACAAACTGAAGAAGGTCGGCCTGGTGGAGGCGTTCGGAGAAAACCGTAACGAGCTTCGTTACCGCCGGACTGGACAACAACGGCTCGACGAGGACGCGGGCGGAGGGGCCGACTCGCGTTGA